A single region of the Gephyromycinifex aptenodytis genome encodes:
- a CDS encoding M14 family zinc carboxypeptidase, protein MRPSRVLAVAGSLLLTGSVLTPIPSAAAATADGTPAPKAGRCDSVTTTPTFRGKVPSPSAFIGYELGRRKVTSSQVNGYLKAVDKASDHVVSGTFGRSSTGTPLTYALVGRSTSPARMKQIKRDITRLQDPSTPAAEAAAIAARTPVVIWLMGAVHGNEPASADAQLRVLHELADRSDCVTSRILDDAIVGIVPLQNPDGRDRNTRASAAAFDLNRDWFARTQPETRAKMRLLRSLPGQVVIDEHGMGGKGYYFPPNSDPIYHEAAAQPTSWINGIFGRANSSAFTASGLSFETYEAGFDLFYPGYGDTSPTLNFGAAGMTFEVGQEAPFDQQVNKHYVSAMASLYAGAQNKRTILRQYHQQWVQAKAQGQACQLQPNRTQNPGNSVTYEVPGRKVCGYFLREEPGKERDLARIIGLLQDDGVSVHRLTAPLVVPDYKAYGRPAAKTTLPAGTYWVSLAQRQKHWVQTMLGENTYVPFPYFYDVSGWSAPLRANVAGGYTGHRFDGARMQVAPKAKLPKAKTPASPPSIAVLTYSASATNPSQSTGWLQWKLGQDWRLPFTTMLPSQLSAAALKDVDVLLVPDLDAKAVAAALGTERTSALKDWVDGGGHLVAWRGGARLAATSGLTTTMLSDPKQDVPGVLIRANVTRRGPLTAGVGEQVWAMYNSDPILKPARPADAILTYPGAKSPDWFVSGFAPGSTEVAGTAAATSESLGSGTVTLFAFEPNFRGFTDGSATLIRDAILASRGTILAPKGGLTSTSDLTSQRAASARAAKQLDGGRPDGEFDTRASHR, encoded by the coding sequence ATGAGGCCCTCTCGCGTCCTCGCCGTTGCAGGTTCACTACTACTGACCGGCTCTGTGCTCACCCCGATTCCGTCCGCTGCAGCAGCAACCGCTGACGGAACTCCGGCACCGAAGGCCGGTCGTTGCGACAGTGTCACAACCACTCCCACGTTCCGCGGCAAAGTCCCCTCGCCCTCGGCATTCATCGGTTATGAATTGGGCCGCCGCAAAGTGACGAGCTCCCAGGTCAACGGCTACCTCAAGGCCGTAGACAAGGCAAGCGACCACGTCGTTTCGGGTACGTTCGGTCGCAGCTCCACCGGCACGCCCCTGACGTACGCGCTCGTGGGCCGCTCAACCTCACCGGCGCGGATGAAGCAGATCAAGAGGGACATCACCCGCCTGCAAGACCCCAGCACCCCGGCTGCGGAAGCCGCGGCCATCGCGGCGCGCACCCCCGTGGTCATCTGGTTGATGGGGGCGGTGCACGGCAACGAGCCAGCCTCGGCCGACGCCCAGTTGCGGGTGCTGCACGAATTGGCCGATCGCAGCGACTGCGTGACCTCGCGCATCCTGGACGACGCAATCGTCGGCATCGTGCCGCTACAGAACCCCGACGGGCGTGACCGCAACACTCGCGCCAGCGCGGCCGCCTTCGACCTCAACCGTGACTGGTTCGCCCGGACCCAGCCCGAGACCCGCGCCAAAATGCGTCTGCTGCGCAGCCTGCCTGGCCAAGTGGTCATCGACGAGCACGGGATGGGCGGCAAGGGGTACTACTTCCCGCCGAACAGCGACCCCATCTACCACGAGGCGGCGGCCCAACCGACGTCGTGGATCAACGGCATCTTCGGGCGGGCGAACTCTTCGGCGTTCACCGCCTCAGGGCTGTCGTTCGAGACCTACGAGGCCGGTTTCGACCTGTTCTACCCCGGTTACGGGGACACCTCCCCGACGCTGAACTTCGGTGCTGCCGGCATGACCTTCGAGGTGGGCCAGGAAGCACCGTTCGACCAGCAGGTGAACAAGCACTACGTCTCGGCGATGGCCTCGCTGTACGCCGGTGCGCAGAACAAGCGCACGATCCTGCGTCAGTACCACCAGCAGTGGGTTCAGGCCAAGGCCCAAGGCCAGGCCTGCCAACTGCAACCCAACCGCACCCAGAACCCCGGCAACTCGGTCACCTATGAGGTGCCGGGACGCAAGGTGTGCGGGTACTTCCTGCGAGAAGAACCCGGCAAGGAACGCGATCTCGCGCGGATCATCGGCCTCCTGCAGGATGACGGGGTGAGCGTGCACCGCCTCACTGCACCGCTGGTGGTGCCGGACTACAAGGCCTACGGGCGCCCCGCCGCCAAGACAACCCTGCCCGCCGGCACCTACTGGGTCTCCCTCGCGCAACGCCAGAAGCACTGGGTCCAGACGATGCTCGGCGAGAACACCTATGTGCCGTTCCCGTACTTCTACGACGTCAGCGGATGGAGCGCCCCGCTGCGCGCGAATGTCGCCGGCGGTTACACCGGCCACCGCTTCGACGGTGCGCGAATGCAGGTAGCTCCCAAGGCGAAGTTGCCGAAGGCCAAGACCCCGGCGTCCCCGCCCTCGATCGCGGTCCTCACGTACTCGGCGAGCGCCACGAACCCCTCGCAGAGCACCGGGTGGCTGCAATGGAAGTTGGGCCAGGACTGGCGGCTTCCGTTCACGACGATGCTGCCCTCGCAGCTCAGCGCAGCGGCGCTGAAGGACGTCGATGTGCTCTTGGTGCCCGACCTGGACGCCAAGGCTGTCGCCGCGGCCCTGGGGACGGAGCGAACCAGCGCCCTGAAGGATTGGGTCGATGGGGGCGGTCACCTGGTCGCGTGGCGCGGCGGTGCCCGGCTGGCAGCGACCTCGGGCCTGACCACGACGATGCTCAGCGACCCCAAACAGGACGTGCCGGGCGTGCTCATCCGCGCGAACGTCACCCGACGGGGTCCGCTGACCGCCGGTGTCGGCGAGCAGGTGTGGGCGATGTACAACTCCGACCCCATCCTCAAACCGGCGCGACCTGCCGACGCGATCCTGACCTACCCCGGGGCTAAGTCACCCGACTGGTTCGTCTCCGGTTTCGCGCCCGGATCCACCGAGGTGGCCGGCACGGCTGCCGCCACCAGTGAGTCGCTGGGTTCCGGAACGGTGACGCTGTTCGCCTTCGAGCCGAACTTCCGCGGCTTCACCGACGGCAGCGCCACACTCATCCGTGACGCGATCCTCGCCTCGCGGGGGACGATTCTGGCCCCCAAGGGCGGGCTGACCTCAACCTCGGATCTGACCAGCCAACGAGCGGCCTCGGCACGCGCGGCCAAGCAGCTCGACGGTGGGCGACCCGACGGCGAATTCGACACCCGCGCGTCACACCGGTGA
- a CDS encoding ArsC/Spx/MgsR family protein, translated as MAELTILHNYRCSTSRAALTAIEEAGLDVQVVRYLDTPLLEPALLDLLDILRDSPSDLVRRDETFTELGLSEDDVQTKEQVAAVLAEHPKLMQRPVLIADEVAIIGRPKDRVPAFLDEISD; from the coding sequence ATGGCTGAATTGACGATCCTGCACAATTACCGCTGCTCCACCTCCCGCGCGGCACTGACGGCGATCGAAGAAGCCGGCCTGGACGTCCAGGTCGTGCGCTACCTGGACACCCCCCTGCTGGAACCGGCTCTGCTGGACCTGCTCGACATCCTGCGGGACTCCCCCAGCGACCTGGTCCGCCGCGACGAGACGTTCACCGAACTCGGCCTGAGCGAGGACGACGTCCAAACCAAGGAACAGGTCGCCGCGGTCCTTGCTGAGCACCCCAAACTCATGCAACGTCCGGTCCTCATCGCCGACGAGGTCGCCATCATCGGACGCCCCAAAGACCGGGTGCCGGCCTTCCTTGACGAGATCTCCGACTGA
- a CDS encoding DMT family protein, translated as MDTSLMGIAAAAVGAVCFAAAAVRQHDAVNCTADAEGVPAVNLRDLARDPAWFAGAALLLFGGLIQIVGLSLAPVVLVQPVGVLAVPLAVVLAARRHARAIEPRVLAAALLTVLAVVAFVRIAAQHSFPAPSLDVTRTLLVGSGFALLIIGIVAAADTGPQRWSSVAWAGAAGLSFGVSSALLRGILVLAPAAVGWGWLPVVTFGGLVAVGFALGAVLVQRAYAGGSPEVVLATLTVNDPLAAVLFGLSALGEGGAWGAATWAALTVSAVIAAFGVSLLARHHPQAPHAPQDLSSPLDPLCAPSVGASPCELPEPALASLTQRDRLREPEFSA; from the coding sequence GTGGACACCTCGCTCATGGGCATTGCAGCGGCAGCCGTCGGCGCCGTGTGCTTCGCGGCCGCAGCCGTGCGCCAGCACGATGCAGTGAACTGCACCGCCGACGCCGAAGGCGTACCAGCAGTGAACCTGCGCGACCTGGCGCGCGACCCCGCCTGGTTCGCCGGTGCGGCACTCCTGCTGTTCGGCGGTCTCATCCAGATCGTCGGGCTCAGCCTGGCCCCCGTTGTGCTCGTGCAGCCGGTGGGGGTTCTGGCGGTGCCGTTGGCTGTTGTTCTGGCTGCCCGCCGTCACGCGCGGGCCATCGAGCCGCGGGTGCTGGCTGCGGCGCTGCTCACCGTCTTGGCCGTGGTGGCGTTTGTGCGCATCGCCGCTCAGCATTCGTTCCCCGCCCCTTCGTTGGATGTCACGCGCACCCTGCTCGTCGGCTCGGGTTTCGCGCTGTTGATCATCGGTATCGTCGCCGCCGCCGATACCGGCCCGCAGCGGTGGTCCTCGGTGGCTTGGGCGGGTGCGGCCGGGCTAAGCTTCGGGGTCTCCTCGGCGCTGCTGCGCGGGATCCTGGTGCTGGCGCCTGCTGCCGTCGGTTGGGGCTGGCTGCCGGTCGTGACGTTCGGCGGGCTCGTCGCCGTGGGATTCGCGCTGGGGGCGGTGCTGGTCCAGCGGGCATATGCGGGTGGATCACCGGAGGTCGTCCTCGCCACCCTCACCGTGAACGACCCGCTCGCGGCGGTGCTCTTCGGTCTCAGCGCCCTGGGTGAGGGCGGCGCGTGGGGTGCGGCGACCTGGGCTGCGCTGACGGTGAGCGCGGTAATCGCCGCCTTCGGGGTGAGCCTGCTCGCCCGCCACCACCCGCAGGCACCGCACGCGCCGCAGGACCTATCGAGCCCGCTAGATCCGCTGTGCGCGCCATCGGTCGGGGCGTCACCGTGCGAGTTGCCCGAGCCGGCCCTGGCCTCGCTCACTCAACGCGATCGACTGCGCGAGCCAGAGTTCAGCGCATGA
- a CDS encoding exonuclease domain-containing protein, with translation MSWWPIGANAQRRRVQRSVSEGPLRDYLDVPVPANDTPAEQLPLLAVDLETTGLSARTDRILSVGFVPVDGNVINLSGARHIVVRSQGEVGQSAAVHGLTDDAVAAGVPLAEALAQLLAALRGRVLLAHYATIEQEFLSAACRAVYGHPLPVRVVDTLELQRRLTTTAWDDPRAGSLRLGAARAAHGLPRYRAHEALTDALSCAELWLAQSIALSERGQGRLGQLAR, from the coding sequence GTGAGTTGGTGGCCGATCGGGGCGAACGCGCAGCGACGTCGGGTGCAGCGCAGCGTCTCCGAGGGCCCGTTGCGCGACTACCTCGACGTGCCCGTCCCCGCCAACGACACCCCGGCTGAGCAGTTGCCGCTGCTTGCCGTGGATCTGGAGACGACCGGACTTTCGGCCCGCACCGACCGCATCCTCTCGGTGGGGTTCGTCCCCGTGGACGGCAATGTCATCAACCTCTCGGGCGCTCGGCACATCGTGGTGCGCAGTCAGGGTGAGGTCGGGCAGTCCGCGGCGGTCCACGGCCTCACCGACGACGCCGTCGCGGCCGGGGTCCCGTTGGCCGAAGCCCTCGCGCAATTGCTGGCGGCGCTGCGCGGCCGGGTGCTGCTGGCTCACTACGCCACCATCGAGCAGGAGTTCCTCAGCGCGGCCTGCCGCGCGGTGTACGGCCACCCGCTACCGGTCAGGGTGGTGGACACCCTGGAATTGCAGCGACGGCTCACCACGACTGCCTGGGACGACCCACGGGCTGGCAGCTTGCGCTTAGGGGCGGCTCGGGCGGCGCACGGATTGCCGCGCTACCGCGCCCACGAGGCGCTCACGGACGCCCTGTCATGCGCTGAACTCTGGCTCGCGCAGTCGATCGCGTTGAGTGAGCGAGGCCAGGGCCGGCTCGGGCAACTCGCACGGTGA
- a CDS encoding DUF294 nucleotidyltransferase-like domain-containing protein, with protein MDDELAEIADFLAAHPPFSELPEQSLQALPRELTVRYYRRGSVLATPADEVKHLSIVRAGAVDVHDAAGALVERVDVGGSFGVTGLVQPPPYGFSVTALEDTLILELPASSFHRLVESSAAFSSYFLLQQAHRLHAAVQSVAVSDSGTAVLKTRLRDMVTRPPVAIGPQASVQEAAQLMRSERISSLLVQDPQVVGIVTDRDLRNRVLADGLPPSTPVAQIMTPNPTTADADTLAFELLLSMLARGIHHVPVTDGQDLLGIITSTDLVRLEQSNPLYVVQDISRQNQPEDIALATARLPDLVERLVAQDASAEDIGRVVTAVADAVQRRLLILAEEKLGPPPVPYCWVALGSQGRREQALGADQDHALILSDDVTREHDAYFADLAGFVRDGLVTCGYPPCPGDVMATTPRWRQPLATWRRQFGEWISEPTPDAVLAATIFFDMRAVAGELELCTRLRTGVLAMTPNAKIFLAHLAKQAVEHAPPIGMFRGLVLEKEGEHKSTLDLKHRGVGPVVDLARVAALAAGLPQVGTQARLDAVAAAGGMSAAATADLKDALEFIAYVRLRHQARQVRERGIPDNFVSPEELSSFEKRHLRDAFGVVRTAQGVLAGRHPLGYIS; from the coding sequence ATGGACGACGAACTCGCCGAGATCGCAGACTTTCTCGCCGCGCACCCACCCTTTTCCGAGCTGCCCGAACAAAGCCTGCAGGCGCTGCCGCGGGAGCTGACCGTGCGCTACTACCGGCGCGGCAGCGTGCTGGCCACCCCCGCCGACGAGGTGAAACACCTCTCGATCGTGCGGGCCGGTGCGGTCGACGTGCACGACGCCGCCGGAGCCCTGGTCGAACGGGTCGACGTCGGCGGCAGCTTCGGCGTGACGGGCCTAGTCCAACCGCCGCCGTACGGCTTCTCCGTCACGGCCCTCGAAGACACCCTGATCCTGGAGCTGCCCGCGAGCAGCTTCCACCGGCTAGTGGAGTCCAGTGCAGCGTTCTCCTCCTACTTCCTGCTCCAACAAGCCCATCGACTGCACGCCGCCGTGCAGAGCGTGGCCGTCTCCGACTCCGGCACCGCGGTGCTGAAGACGCGGCTGCGTGACATGGTCACCCGCCCGCCGGTGGCCATCGGACCCCAGGCCAGCGTGCAGGAGGCGGCGCAACTGATGCGCAGCGAGCGCATCTCCTCGCTGCTGGTCCAAGACCCGCAGGTGGTCGGCATCGTCACCGACCGCGACCTCCGGAACCGGGTGCTGGCCGACGGGCTCCCACCGAGCACCCCGGTAGCCCAGATCATGACGCCGAACCCGACGACCGCAGACGCCGACACCCTCGCCTTCGAACTGTTGCTCAGCATGCTCGCCAGGGGCATCCACCATGTGCCGGTCACCGACGGCCAGGACCTGCTCGGCATCATCACCAGCACCGACCTGGTCCGCCTGGAGCAATCCAACCCGCTGTACGTCGTCCAGGACATCTCCCGGCAGAACCAGCCCGAAGACATCGCGCTGGCCACCGCCCGCCTGCCCGACCTGGTGGAGCGTCTCGTCGCCCAGGACGCCAGCGCCGAGGACATCGGCCGGGTCGTCACTGCAGTCGCCGACGCCGTGCAGCGCCGGCTATTGATCCTGGCCGAGGAGAAACTCGGGCCGCCGCCGGTTCCCTACTGCTGGGTGGCGCTGGGTTCCCAGGGACGCCGCGAGCAGGCGCTGGGCGCAGACCAGGACCACGCCCTGATCCTCAGCGATGACGTGACCCGCGAACACGACGCCTACTTCGCCGACCTAGCCGGTTTCGTCCGGGACGGCCTGGTCACCTGCGGCTACCCACCCTGCCCCGGGGACGTGATGGCCACCACGCCCCGTTGGCGGCAGCCGCTGGCGACCTGGCGTCGCCAATTCGGCGAGTGGATCAGCGAACCCACCCCGGATGCGGTCCTGGCCGCGACCATCTTTTTCGACATGCGGGCGGTGGCCGGGGAACTGGAGCTGTGCACCAGGTTGCGCACGGGCGTGCTCGCGATGACCCCGAACGCCAAGATCTTCCTCGCCCACCTGGCCAAGCAAGCCGTGGAACACGCACCCCCGATTGGGATGTTCCGCGGCCTGGTGCTGGAAAAGGAGGGGGAGCATAAGAGCACCCTGGACCTCAAGCATCGCGGCGTCGGCCCCGTCGTAGACCTCGCCCGGGTCGCCGCGCTCGCGGCCGGTCTGCCGCAGGTGGGCACGCAAGCCCGCCTGGACGCGGTGGCCGCGGCCGGTGGAATGTCAGCGGCAGCCACCGCCGACCTCAAGGACGCTCTGGAGTTCATCGCCTACGTGCGCCTGCGCCACCAGGCGCGCCAAGTCCGGGAGCGGGGGATCCCCGACAACTTCGTCTCCCCCGAAGAGCTGAGCTCGTTTGAGAAGCGGCATCTGCGGGACGCTTTCGGGGTGGTGCGCACCGCGCAGGGCGTGCTCGCCGGACGCCACCCGCTGGGGTACATCTCGTGA
- a CDS encoding Hsp20/alpha crystallin family protein — translation MTARFDPFQEMERWLNTGTRTSTPTQGPLAMDLFRQGDAFVAKIDLPGVDPSSIDIDVDDRTLTLRAERRPTVDEDVTWLSRERESGTFARQLALGRGLATDRIEADYTDGVLTLTIPVAEEAKPRKITVNHSSSPAQIEGTQN, via the coding sequence ATGACCGCTCGATTCGACCCCTTCCAGGAGATGGAGCGCTGGCTGAACACCGGCACGCGTACCAGCACTCCCACCCAGGGCCCTCTGGCCATGGACCTGTTCCGCCAGGGTGACGCCTTCGTCGCCAAGATCGATCTGCCGGGCGTGGACCCCAGCAGCATCGATATCGACGTCGACGACCGCACCCTCACCTTGCGCGCCGAGCGCCGCCCAACCGTGGACGAGGACGTCACCTGGCTCTCCCGCGAGCGCGAGAGCGGCACGTTCGCCCGTCAGCTCGCCCTGGGTCGCGGCCTGGCAACCGACCGCATCGAGGCGGACTACACCGACGGCGTGCTGACCTTGACGATCCCGGTCGCCGAAGAGGCCAAGCCGCGCAAGATCACGGTCAACCACAGCTCATCGCCGGCCCAGATCGAGGGTACGCAGAACTGA
- a CDS encoding carotenoid oxygenase family protein — protein MNDPNALILSVPREDETDNPWLKGAFRSQRNELTVSGKDLQIIGEIPADLDGVYIRNTHNQAQMPLGLYHPFDGDGMLHAIRFEDGKCEYRNRFVRTTGFLAEQAVGKSLWPGLLQPDMYTRRGWGAMGAMKDNAGTDVVGHAGKLYPTMSQCSEPWVMSPYTLETSGATASWAALVPDGVSSHQKVDVETGDMIFFNYNFEQAPYLNYGVVSGEDKLVHYVPIDLPGHRWLHDIGMTKNYSLLHDIPYFFDKDGPAGQSAKLSFHDNMPFRIGVIPRFGRSEDVRWFEFEPSFLLHIANCYEDGDWIIHDGCRWDNLGKMPVGDPNDPYAKIARNLDKHATQTHMYRWMLNVRTGETKEYSLDDEVTEFPIVGNDWVGKTYRYSYNSLFVPGHWYMCGLKRYDLLRGDMVRYEYGDQRYGSEVCVAQKIGSTEEDAAYVITFVNDMAQDRSECLIFDAADIEAGPICTVVLPERIAAGTHACWVEGDRMDGENRGSGLAKMHPLTY, from the coding sequence ATGAATGACCCAAATGCTCTCATCCTGAGCGTTCCGCGCGAGGATGAGACAGACAATCCGTGGCTCAAGGGAGCCTTCCGGTCTCAGCGTAATGAGTTGACGGTCAGCGGAAAAGACCTCCAGATCATCGGGGAGATTCCGGCCGACCTGGATGGCGTCTATATCCGCAACACGCACAACCAGGCGCAAATGCCGCTCGGTCTCTACCACCCCTTCGACGGCGACGGAATGCTGCACGCCATTCGATTCGAAGACGGCAAGTGCGAGTACCGGAACCGCTTCGTTCGCACAACTGGATTCCTCGCCGAACAGGCCGTGGGCAAATCCCTGTGGCCGGGACTGCTGCAGCCCGACATGTACACCCGACGGGGTTGGGGTGCAATGGGTGCGATGAAGGACAACGCCGGCACCGACGTGGTGGGTCACGCCGGCAAGCTCTATCCGACGATGTCTCAGTGCAGCGAACCATGGGTCATGAGCCCGTACACGTTGGAGACTTCGGGAGCGACGGCGAGTTGGGCTGCTCTGGTCCCCGATGGGGTGTCCTCCCACCAGAAGGTCGATGTCGAGACCGGTGACATGATCTTCTTCAACTACAACTTCGAGCAGGCACCGTATCTGAACTACGGCGTGGTCAGTGGTGAGGACAAGCTCGTCCACTACGTCCCGATCGACCTGCCCGGGCACCGCTGGCTGCATGACATCGGCATGACGAAGAACTACAGCCTGCTACATGACATTCCGTACTTCTTCGACAAAGACGGTCCTGCGGGGCAGAGCGCCAAGCTGTCCTTCCACGACAACATGCCGTTCCGAATCGGGGTTATCCCGCGGTTCGGGCGCAGCGAAGATGTGCGCTGGTTCGAGTTCGAGCCGAGTTTCCTGCTGCACATCGCGAACTGCTATGAAGACGGCGACTGGATCATTCACGATGGTTGTCGCTGGGACAACCTGGGCAAGATGCCCGTCGGTGACCCCAACGACCCGTATGCAAAGATCGCCCGCAACCTGGACAAGCACGCCACGCAGACGCACATGTATCGGTGGATGCTCAATGTTCGCACGGGGGAGACGAAAGAGTATTCGCTCGACGACGAAGTGACCGAGTTCCCGATCGTGGGGAATGACTGGGTCGGAAAGACGTACCGGTACAGCTACAACTCCCTGTTCGTTCCAGGCCATTGGTACATGTGCGGTTTGAAGCGCTACGACCTGCTTCGCGGCGATATGGTCCGTTACGAATATGGAGACCAGCGGTATGGCTCCGAGGTGTGTGTCGCCCAGAAAATCGGCTCCACCGAGGAGGACGCGGCCTATGTCATCACCTTCGTCAATGATATGGCTCAGGACCGCTCCGAATGCCTGATCTTCGATGCGGCGGACATCGAGGCGGGTCCCATCTGCACGGTGGTGCTGCCCGAGCGGATTGCGGCCGGAACTCACGCCTGTTGGGTTGAGGGTGACCGGATGGACGGCGAGAACCGTGGCTCGGGTCTGGCGAAGATGCATCCGCTGACTTACTGA
- a CDS encoding branched-chain amino acid ABC transporter permease, translating to MTVSPVYSRRKSMAVLGVAALLLALAPVLLSQTSVLKIAQILIFGVALLGLNLVSGYTGQISLGHSAFFGIGAYVTTILVTDYALPILLTLPIAAGLGFLVGVVTGLPALRLKGHYLALVTLGFAVAFPLIVIKAEAITGGANGKLLTSRWALPTNTPSWMTQLSVTYLVILVVTLLVIGVIRNLGRAGAVRTLLAIKDNPLAASVNGVNLTREKVASFALSAAITAVAGSMYAMTAGVVAPEVFGLMLSVQLLTGLLIGGSGTILGSFLGGVVLVMLPEFTADLIGGSGANMAYGALLIAIIFFMPAGIAGGFTSVSRRLKAPGGRTAAPREDASEAAPRDGIGEMASPQGRS from the coding sequence ATGACCGTTTCACCGGTCTACTCTCGGCGGAAGTCGATGGCTGTTCTGGGTGTCGCCGCCCTGCTCCTGGCGCTCGCACCAGTGCTGCTCAGCCAGACTTCGGTCCTGAAGATCGCGCAGATCCTGATCTTCGGGGTGGCGCTTTTGGGACTGAACCTGGTCTCGGGGTACACCGGACAGATTTCGCTGGGGCACAGTGCCTTCTTCGGCATCGGCGCATACGTGACAACGATCCTCGTCACCGACTATGCCTTGCCGATCCTGCTTACCCTGCCTATCGCAGCCGGCCTGGGTTTCCTCGTCGGAGTGGTAACCGGACTGCCCGCCCTGCGATTGAAAGGGCACTATCTGGCGCTGGTCACCCTCGGATTCGCTGTCGCTTTCCCCTTGATCGTGATCAAGGCTGAGGCGATCACCGGGGGAGCCAATGGCAAGTTGTTGACCTCTCGATGGGCGCTGCCCACCAATACACCGAGTTGGATGACCCAGCTGAGCGTCACCTACCTGGTGATCCTTGTTGTGACGCTGCTCGTCATCGGCGTGATCCGCAACCTGGGACGCGCCGGGGCGGTTCGTACGCTGTTGGCCATCAAGGACAACCCGCTGGCCGCTTCAGTCAACGGCGTCAACCTGACTCGAGAGAAGGTCGCCAGCTTCGCGCTCAGCGCTGCCATTACCGCGGTCGCGGGAAGCATGTATGCGATGACGGCTGGTGTGGTGGCTCCGGAAGTATTCGGATTGATGTTGAGCGTCCAATTGCTCACCGGTCTGTTGATCGGTGGCAGTGGCACGATCCTCGGCTCGTTCCTGGGCGGAGTCGTCCTCGTGATGCTGCCTGAGTTCACCGCCGACCTCATCGGGGGCAGCGGCGCAAACATGGCCTACGGCGCCCTACTCATCGCGATCATCTTCTTCATGCCGGCTGGGATCGCGGGCGGCTTCACATCAGTTTCTCGGCGCCTGAAGGCGCCCGGCGGTCGCACCGCCGCTCCCCGCGAGGACGCGTCAGAGGCCGCTCCGCGCGACGGTATCGGCGAGATGGCCTCGCCGCAGGGCCGCTCCTGA
- a CDS encoding branched-chain amino acid ABC transporter permease — translation MTNFLALSANGLANGSIYGLLALSLVTVFRSTGYLNFAQGEMAMLSTFLVFTGVSMGLHIWIAVAVAVVLSAAVAAGIQFAIMGPLERKGHDVALIALLGLFLFINAFNGAVWGLGSRAPLALFPSGLNDGIQVLDGDPPLVLSYAVIGTWITVILLLSALWLLLNRTRLGLAYRAVVSNRDSAGLVGIPVSGMFALGWALAAVPALFAGVITSQLTGTLSFTMMVNVLVFGFTAACLGGFDSPVGAVVGGLIVGLVEALFPFFVPAVGNDSGLVIAIVLLLAVLMIRPNGLFGRMAVTRV, via the coding sequence ATGACAAATTTCTTGGCGCTCAGCGCCAACGGCTTGGCAAACGGATCCATCTACGGCTTGCTCGCGCTGTCGCTGGTGACGGTCTTCCGCTCGACCGGATACCTGAACTTCGCTCAGGGCGAAATGGCTATGCTGTCGACCTTCCTAGTATTCACCGGCGTCTCGATGGGTCTGCACATCTGGATAGCTGTTGCGGTGGCCGTGGTTCTCTCTGCTGCCGTGGCCGCTGGTATCCAGTTCGCCATCATGGGTCCTCTGGAGCGCAAAGGGCACGACGTTGCCTTGATTGCCTTGCTTGGATTATTCCTCTTTATCAACGCCTTCAACGGCGCTGTCTGGGGGCTCGGTTCGCGTGCGCCACTGGCACTGTTCCCTTCGGGCTTGAATGATGGAATTCAAGTACTCGACGGTGACCCGCCGCTTGTGCTCTCCTACGCCGTCATCGGCACCTGGATCACGGTGATTCTCCTGCTGAGCGCTCTGTGGCTGCTGTTGAACCGCACCCGCCTCGGCCTGGCTTATCGCGCGGTCGTCTCGAACCGAGACTCGGCGGGTCTGGTGGGTATCCCGGTGAGTGGAATGTTTGCACTCGGCTGGGCGCTCGCAGCAGTTCCCGCGCTGTTTGCCGGCGTCATCACATCGCAACTTACTGGAACGCTCAGTTTCACAATGATGGTCAACGTGCTGGTGTTCGGATTCACCGCAGCATGTCTAGGCGGATTCGACAGCCCCGTCGGTGCCGTTGTCGGCGGTCTGATCGTCGGCCTCGTCGAAGCGCTGTTCCCGTTTTTCGTGCCCGCGGTGGGGAATGACTCGGGACTGGTGATCGCCATCGTGCTGCTGCTCGCAGTCCTGATGATTCGACCCAATGGTCTCTTCGGACGGATGGCGGTGACGCGGGTATGA